From the genome of bacterium, one region includes:
- a CDS encoding 5-(carboxyamino)imidazole ribonucleotide synthase, whose translation MMSLQPGDRVGIVGGGQLGRMAAFAAHRLGLRVSVLDPDQDCPASACADVTVASYSDGGAIEKMTRDCKLITFEFENLSADAIRQASCPVFPDPSVLETCQSRELEKNFLRNYGFPVPKFAFLSLTSSPQQIEEVCSLIGFPAVVKTIRMGYDGKGQWKVSTRDELQTVLQSITDVVILEQFVDFVRECSVIVARNLSGIIKCFPVVENRHANHILDLTIAPAPHLEYIAQQAEAIAVGIAEQLQLVGLLAVELFETQSGELLVNELAPRPHNSGHWSIEGAQCSQFEQLWRAVGNLPLGDSTPIAEEVAMANLLGELWHRGEPEWRKVLELPGIHLHLYGKREARPGRKMGHLTAVGKGASKQVIAARKLLCGK comes from the coding sequence ATGATGTCGTTGCAACCGGGCGACCGCGTCGGCATCGTCGGCGGCGGTCAATTAGGTAGAATGGCGGCATTCGCGGCACACCGGCTGGGACTCCGCGTTTCAGTACTCGATCCGGATCAAGACTGTCCCGCCTCGGCATGTGCCGATGTTACTGTCGCATCCTATAGTGATGGAGGTGCGATAGAAAAAATGACGCGCGATTGCAAGCTCATTACGTTTGAGTTTGAGAATCTCTCAGCGGACGCAATTCGCCAAGCGAGTTGTCCGGTGTTTCCCGATCCATCGGTCTTAGAAACGTGTCAATCGCGGGAATTGGAAAAAAACTTCCTGCGCAACTACGGATTCCCGGTTCCTAAATTCGCATTTCTTTCCCTCACGAGTTCCCCCCAACAAATCGAAGAGGTCTGTTCGTTGATCGGTTTCCCCGCAGTAGTGAAAACGATTCGGATGGGATATGACGGCAAGGGACAGTGGAAAGTATCTACCCGCGATGAGTTGCAGACAGTTCTACAGTCGATAACCGACGTCGTAATTCTTGAGCAGTTTGTTGATTTCGTAAGAGAGTGTTCGGTAATCGTTGCGCGTAATCTATCTGGTATAATTAAGTGCTTCCCGGTCGTTGAGAATCGTCACGCGAACCATATCCTCGATCTCACAATAGCGCCCGCTCCGCATCTGGAATATATCGCGCAACAAGCCGAAGCAATCGCAGTCGGCATTGCGGAACAGTTACAGTTGGTGGGACTACTCGCGGTCGAGTTATTTGAAACACAAAGCGGTGAATTGCTCGTCAACGAACTGGCACCCCGCCCTCACAATAGCGGGCATTGGTCGATAGAAGGGGCGCAATGTTCGCAATTTGAGCAACTATGGCGAGCGGTCGGAAACCTCCCGTTAGGCGATTCTACGCCGATTGCCGAGGAAGTGGCGATGGCGAATCTATTGGGCGAGCTCTGGCATCGCGGTGAACCGGAATGGCGAAAAGTCCTCGAGCTGCCGGGCATTCACCTCCATCTCTATGGGAAACGGGAGGCGCGTCCCGGCAGAAAAATGGGACACCTGACCGCAGTTGGCAAGGGCGCTTCCAAACAGGTTATCGCTGCACGTAAACTTCTTTGTGGAAAATGA
- the purE gene encoding 5-(carboxyamino)imidazole ribonucleotide mutase gives MKPVIGIIMGSVSDKETLQAAADMLTALNVPFEWQVVSAHRTPDRMFEYAKTAEQRGIQVIIAGAGGAAHLPGMTASQTILPVLGVPVPSRHLQGLDSLLSIVQMPGGVPVGTLAIGQAGAKNAALLACSILALTDEELRERLRTWRENQTAEVTSEPLA, from the coding sequence ATGAAACCAGTCATCGGCATCATCATGGGAAGCGTATCGGATAAAGAAACGCTGCAAGCGGCGGCGGATATGCTTACTGCATTAAACGTTCCGTTCGAGTGGCAGGTCGTTTCCGCCCATCGTACACCCGACCGGATGTTTGAATATGCAAAGACTGCGGAACAGCGCGGTATACAAGTGATTATCGCTGGCGCGGGTGGCGCTGCTCACTTACCCGGCATGACCGCTTCGCAAACGATTCTACCGGTGTTAGGTGTACCCGTCCCGAGCCGACATTTACAAGGACTCGATTCGCTGCTATCCATCGTACAGATGCCCGGTGGAGTTCCCGTCGGTACGCTTGCAATCGGACAAGCCGGTGCGAAGAACGCCGCGTTGCTTGCCTGCTCGATTCTTGCTCTGACCGATGAAGAATTGCGCGAACGGTTGCGTACCTGGCGGGAAAACCAAACAGCCGAGGTAACATCGGAGCCGTTGGCATGA
- the lpxK gene encoding tetraacyldisaccharide 4'-kinase, with amino-acid sequence MRVHSPKWLYPLTAPLAILYGAIVSIRNRFYDNGIFSSYAAAVPVISIGGLTAGGSSKTPLSIWTLAQLEKLGAKPGLLSRGYGRKSKSPVWVSRGDGSELLSVELSGDEPRMIAERFPNIPVYCDANRVRGAHALVDAGCDVIVLDDGFQHRRIKRNVDWVILDATLPRLAYRYLPLGFLREGFSSISRAQALWLRVDKTATGTKWQTAIKNMGVTIPVVAFRTRPSEWRLQERTLPLDAMKNKTVFAFAGIAHPERFRASITALGVKVVGTQFYRDHHFYTHNDLTALEAQFRSSSAEYLVTTEKDYVKLPAVFRLLPVAVLRVDVEPMGEIAPLLSQLREILPKSSPL; translated from the coding sequence GTGCGCGTCCATTCACCGAAATGGCTGTATCCTCTCACCGCGCCGCTGGCTATCCTATACGGCGCCATCGTCAGCATCCGCAACCGCTTCTACGATAACGGCATCTTCTCCTCCTATGCGGCGGCGGTTCCTGTCATTAGTATTGGCGGCTTAACGGCTGGCGGTTCTTCGAAAACGCCGTTGTCAATTTGGACGCTTGCGCAATTGGAAAAACTTGGTGCAAAACCGGGCTTGTTATCCCGTGGTTATGGACGAAAGAGTAAATCGCCGGTGTGGGTCTCCCGTGGCGATGGTAGCGAACTACTCTCCGTAGAATTGAGCGGAGACGAGCCGCGGATGATTGCCGAGCGGTTCCCAAACATTCCGGTCTATTGCGATGCGAACCGCGTTCGTGGCGCGCATGCGTTGGTCGATGCTGGCTGTGACGTCATTGTCCTCGACGATGGTTTTCAACACCGGCGCATCAAACGAAATGTCGATTGGGTGATTCTTGATGCGACGTTACCACGATTAGCGTACCGCTATCTCCCCTTAGGATTTCTCCGGGAAGGGTTCTCCTCAATCAGCCGCGCCCAAGCATTATGGCTCCGGGTCGACAAAACCGCGACGGGAACGAAGTGGCAAACCGCAATCAAGAATATGGGGGTAACGATTCCGGTGGTTGCGTTTCGTACTCGCCCCAGTGAGTGGCGCCTCCAAGAACGAACGCTGCCGCTCGACGCGATGAAGAATAAAACCGTTTTCGCCTTCGCAGGGATTGCGCATCCCGAACGGTTCCGAGCATCGATTACAGCGTTAGGGGTAAAGGTTGTCGGAACACAGTTCTATCGCGACCATCATTTTTATACCCATAATGATCTTACCGCGCTGGAAGCGCAATTCCGTAGTAGCAGCGCTGAGTATCTCGTAACCACTGAAAAAGATTATGTGAAACTACCAGCAGTGTTTCGTTTGCTGCCGGTCGCAGTGTTGCGGGTCGATGTCGAACCGATGGGGGAAATTGCACCATTGCTGTCGCAACTGCGGGAAATCCTACCAAAGTCCTCCCCTCTATAA
- a CDS encoding lysophospholipid acyltransferase family protein yields the protein MSKQLTRWLKFELLPRIATLLLKAFAWSWRVEQLGYPNLSSIDSTLYERKIVAVWHGRLLLTACILRDCDIHVIVSDHDDGELVTRVVERLGFHAVRGSSTRGGVKAALGAVDAITAGKTGGMLPDGPRGPRHKAKLGTVWLSREADAWIVPVSGSASSAWQFDKSWDKMLLPKPFAKVKFLIGEPLPPPLNTTTDAMKSANRKLEEVLTNVEHRTDREAGRASIA from the coding sequence ATGAGTAAACAGTTGACCCGATGGTTAAAGTTCGAACTATTGCCGCGGATTGCGACACTGCTGTTGAAAGCGTTTGCATGGTCGTGGCGCGTTGAGCAACTGGGTTACCCGAATCTCTCCTCGATCGATTCCACTTTATACGAACGAAAAATTGTCGCAGTATGGCACGGTCGGTTGCTATTGACTGCCTGCATTCTCCGGGATTGCGATATCCACGTCATCGTTTCCGATCATGACGATGGCGAGTTGGTCACCCGGGTTGTCGAACGATTGGGTTTTCATGCCGTTCGGGGCAGCTCGACCCGCGGCGGCGTGAAAGCGGCATTAGGCGCAGTCGATGCGATCACTGCCGGTAAAACCGGGGGGATGTTGCCCGACGGGCCACGCGGACCGCGGCATAAAGCGAAGTTAGGAACGGTGTGGCTTTCCCGCGAAGCGGATGCGTGGATTGTCCCTGTCTCCGGTTCGGCAAGTTCGGCATGGCAATTCGATAAATCCTGGGACAAAATGCTATTGCCTAAACCGTTCGCAAAAGTAAAATTTCTTATCGGCGAACCGTTGCCTCCACCACTCAATACAACCACCGACGCGATGAAGTCAGCGAACCGAAAATTAGAAGAAGTATTAACGAATGTCGAACACCGCACCGACCGCGAAGCGGGTAGAGCGAGTATAGCATAG
- the lpxB gene encoding lipid-A-disaccharide synthase, whose translation MNVCFLAGETSGDLHGAGVVAALRKLSPHCECWGMGGERMREAGLEVVVDAREMAVMGFIEVFKHLPVIKRNNDLLHREVKRRKPDVVIAIDYPGFNLRFAQWLRTEFSSGNYRPKTLGYISPQVWAWKAGRIKQISERYDGLAVVFPFEVDTYKNAPLDVRFVGHPLLEELPLDLSKTAAKANLGVTGKRVIAMLPGSRKQEIFHHTPILTEAFRMLQKKHPDVIALVPALSELPQEWYQPFVDIGARLVYDDASVSIVAADAAAVASGTATLQTALLGTPLTVLYRTSPITFAIGKRVVKVPYIALANLVMNDLVAPERIQNDATPKRLAKDLSNLMGEAGVEQVKKFATLRSRLGGVGASQRVAEWILELAAKQ comes from the coding sequence ATGAACGTTTGCTTTCTTGCTGGCGAAACATCGGGCGACCTTCACGGGGCGGGGGTCGTTGCCGCTCTGCGTAAATTATCTCCGCATTGCGAATGTTGGGGGATGGGCGGTGAACGAATGCGGGAAGCCGGGTTAGAGGTCGTGGTCGATGCTCGCGAAATGGCAGTCATGGGGTTCATTGAAGTTTTTAAACACCTGCCCGTTATCAAACGCAACAACGATTTGTTACACCGGGAAGTGAAGCGTCGAAAACCGGATGTTGTAATCGCTATCGATTATCCCGGATTCAATCTCCGGTTTGCCCAATGGTTACGCACGGAGTTTTCCTCCGGGAACTACCGTCCGAAAACGTTAGGGTATATCAGTCCGCAAGTTTGGGCATGGAAAGCGGGTCGTATAAAACAGATTTCCGAGCGGTACGACGGTCTTGCGGTGGTCTTCCCGTTCGAGGTAGATACTTACAAAAATGCCCCGTTGGATGTACGATTCGTGGGACACCCCCTCCTCGAGGAGTTACCACTCGATTTATCGAAAACCGCAGCGAAAGCTAATCTCGGTGTAACTGGAAAACGGGTAATTGCGATGTTACCCGGCAGCCGGAAACAGGAAATTTTCCACCATACCCCAATCCTTACCGAAGCATTCCGGATGTTGCAAAAGAAACACCCCGATGTAATTGCCCTTGTTCCGGCATTGTCGGAATTGCCGCAGGAATGGTATCAACCCTTTGTCGATATTGGCGCGCGATTGGTATATGATGACGCATCCGTATCGATTGTCGCCGCCGATGCTGCCGCCGTTGCCAGCGGTACGGCAACCCTGCAAACCGCACTCTTGGGTACGCCATTGACCGTTCTTTACCGGACATCGCCGATTACGTTCGCTATCGGTAAACGCGTCGTGAAGGTTCCCTATATCGCCTTAGCAAATTTGGTTATGAACGATCTGGTTGCGCCGGAACGCATCCAAAACGATGCCACGCCGAAACGCCTCGCAAAAGATTTGAGCAATCTGATGGGCGAAGCCGGGGTCGAACAGGTGAAGAAGTTTGCAACCTTACGGAGTCGTCTGGGAGGAGTCGGTGCCTCGCAACGGGTCGCCGAATGGATTCTCGAATTGGCAGCGAAACAATGA
- a CDS encoding isoprenylcysteine carboxylmethyltransferase family protein produces the protein MGDLRNFVFRIRSFTPLPLVGALLYVARPTPLSFGVGLLLMAMGEGIRIWAVAHIGGASRTRDVGAPYLTTSGPYAYVRNPLYFGNVLLYIGAATLGGEQLIWLLPVTFFYFWVQYTLIISLEEEKLVKDYGEKYQEYCKRVPRLFPVKGYVTPLDERPNDWNGALKSERSTFTSITVILALMIGYAIWRGQGW, from the coding sequence ATGGGGGATTTGCGTAACTTTGTTTTCCGGATTCGTTCGTTTACACCACTGCCGTTAGTAGGTGCGTTGCTTTACGTGGCAAGACCGACACCGCTATCGTTTGGCGTCGGTCTGTTGCTGATGGCAATGGGCGAAGGGATCCGGATCTGGGCAGTCGCACACATCGGCGGCGCGTCGCGAACCCGAGATGTCGGAGCGCCCTACCTGACAACCAGTGGTCCCTATGCGTATGTCCGAAATCCCCTCTACTTCGGGAATGTGCTACTGTATATCGGAGCGGCAACACTCGGAGGCGAGCAGCTCATTTGGCTACTACCAGTCACATTCTTCTACTTCTGGGTGCAGTACACGTTAATTATCTCCCTCGAAGAGGAGAAACTGGTGAAAGATTACGGCGAGAAGTATCAGGAGTATTGTAAACGGGTACCCCGCCTATTCCCAGTGAAAGGATATGTCACACCGCTGGATGAGCGCCCAAACGATTGGAACGGTGCATTGAAAAGCGAACGTTCCACCTTTACCAGCATTACTGTGATTCTCGCATTGATGATCGGATATGCCATCTGGCGCGGTCAAGGCTGGTAG